TATTGGTGATCGACACAATTGTGATCTTGATCGCCGGTGTCTTGCTTTGGATACCGCTACTAACGATTTCCTGGAATCTTAGCCAAACATTTGATCCGTCTGGCCTATTCTTCTTGCTTTGGGCCGTTTTAACCTGGGTTTACTTGGTACCGCTAAAAAGCTCGCGTTTACGAACAATTGGATACCGCTTGTTCGATCTGATGATCGTCACCACACGGGGCGAACGTCCGTCGCTCTTTACGATGACCTTTCGCATGCTGATGTGGCTGTTCGGACCATTCAACTTTGTTCTCGACTTGATCTGGCTTGGGGCCGACACCGAGGGCCAATCCTTGCGCGACTGCTATGCTGGGAAGTACGTACTTCGTAATGGCGCTGAACCGATCGGATTTGCGCCCGTTCATCTGACCCGGTACAA
Above is a genomic segment from Crateriforma spongiae containing:
- a CDS encoding RDD family protein; the protein is MTTDNSLGNGAYYESDDYAGFMRRVGVLVIDTIVILIAGVLLWIPLLTISWNLSQTFDPSGLFFLLWAVLTWVYLVPLKSSRLRTIGYRLFDLMIVTTRGERPSLFTMTFRMLMWLFGPFNFVLDLIWLGADTEGQSLRDCYAGKYVLRNGAEPIGFAPVHLTRYNGAGLNLAYPRVVRPKPDSVDDG